The Apium graveolens cultivar Ventura unplaced genomic scaffold, ASM990537v1 ctg2131, whole genome shotgun sequence DNA segment ttatatataggACTACGTGAAGAAGAGGGGGAAAAATGCACCACTTGTTTATTTACATGAAACTTCACTCAAAAAAGGTTCCCGGTGTCTCTATTGATGAGTTGCCTCCAAATGTCAAATATTTCACACCCGAGAGTCAAGAGATAGTGGAACTTTTTACTATCTATTCGTTTACTTGGTTGCGTTCTATTTAATCATTTACCCTCTATATATttttatgtttatggttatatatatattttttgttcgATAAGTATGCTGATATTGTTAAAAGGAATCGGGATGTATTGGCTGGTATACCCGGGGGTCGAAGAATCCGATTATTGTATCCAATGGTGGCTAAAGGAAGTTGCACCCGGAATGACAAGGCCTCCCAAAAATGAGCTGATTGGTTTTCCAAAAATTCCGGAGTCGACACTCCTCCCCGATCTTGCTGCGAATTATAGAGCTCGACGTGGCGATGTGACCGGATATTCTAGCCAACTCGCCGCCAAATCTGTTGTTCTGGATGGTATTTTCTTCAACGTAGTCCGGGATATAATGGAAGATGCAGTAACAAATACATCCACATACCATCAAGAACCCAAGTACAAGAGAGTAAATGTCATTGCCCATGCCATTATTAATATGCATAACAATGTGGAAGGTGGTACTGCCACCTTCTCAGCTGCCCTTCTTAGAGAGGTAACCTGTTATGTCGGGACCTTACTCATCTCAATCAAGAAAAAGTATGAGTCGGATCACCAAGAGGTAAAATCTTAAAACTTCTCAATTTGAGTTTTGTAGTATTATTTGAGACGTTTTAACCTCTGATGTATGTTAAGCTAGAAGGAGTGCTCAAGAAGGTGGGGATAATGACACCACCACCACCAGCAACGAGGACGACGATGAATAGGAGAATTTCGAGCATGGCAAAGAGGAGTATGGCGCGGAAGGGACGATGGAACCGAAGGCGATAGTGGCACTAattagtactccctccgtccctatGATTTCTTAACATTTGAAATAGAGTGTGTAATACATTTTAAGACTCTTATCTAGTATAGTtacataaataattttaattttttttattatgaataaaaattaaatatttaaatttatattcaaataaagaatattttaaaaataagtcCTGGAACTATATTAGATAAGAGTCATAAAATTCGTACCAAACCCCTATTTCAAACGTTAAGAACCGATATGGACAGCGGGAGTAGTTTttagttggttatttattatgCTTGTGTTTAGGATATTGGTTTAAATCTGCACGTGTACATTTGTTTAACTACcattttgatttaaattttggTCGTTGAACCTAGATAATCCAACTTAATGTAGTTGGTTTAACATTTGGTTGGTTAATGTATATAGTTTTCAAATGATTGTGTTATAGCTATTTAAGTTTTTTGGAATGACTTGCTTGTGTTTGTTGTTGGTAACGTACGAGTTTGGGTTTACATACAGGGAGGGCTAAATTCAGCAGGATAAAAAAAAGTTGCAGACAATACCGACCGTCGACAGCAATAATGGCCACAATTGGTATTCCTGGACAACAAGTACCGACTGGATTCATACAATACCGACCATGTTCATAAGAAAACGATTTTGTCCTTCCGAAACGTTCAGAACGAATGAATCTATGAAATTACGTTATTAGTGTTTTACCCAAAAAAAAGCCTCTAGACTGATAACGACCAATTCGGTCGCTTCTTATACCAACCAACTATATCAATCGAGTGAGTAATATATTAAAAAGGACCACGTGTCCGTGGCCTTCAGCCACGTGACACTGACATGTCAGGTCTTTGCCAAGCCACGTCAATAAATGTAAATTTCGACCAAAaaattaaataatgatcaagAATTTTTCGACCGTTTTAGTTTCGGCTGTTATTTGTGAGTACCGACCAATTTTAATCTTATAATGACCGATTTGACGGTCGGTAAATGCCTAGCGGTTGTGGTTGGTGGATCATCCGCCCCTATATTTAATCTCCTCGACACATGTTTAAAAAAATAGTAAATAGTAAATTCGCTTGTTTAAAATATTTGCCAACCAGCATACCGAAGTTCAACTCTGCTTTATTGTTGCTCATTTAAGTGAAGTCGAAATGAATGCCAAAAACACCTACCAGAGGTGGTATCATCTGTGTACTCGCACATCTTGATTTCCAGATGGTAGTTTATAAAACAAGTTTTGAATTTACTGTTTTAGTTCATAAAATTAACCTCTTTTTAGTTATTTTGAAGTATTCTAACTCATATTTTAATCGTGGCACGTATTGAACTAATATTCAagtaatatatattaattttaatgtCAAAATTTATTAAGTAAATTTACTCTAAATAATTAGGTAAACAGCTTCTGTTGTAAACAGATCCATCCATTAAGTTTAATAATTATATGATTgtgaattatttttaattataaattgtGCAAGTCTAATCTTTTTATgtaaaacttgtgtttttatataaatttttgtcGCAGCAAGTTTTAAAATAAAACAACAGGCAGTATAAAACAGCGAATCAAACCAGTTAACGAATTTTCAATTAACAAGAAGCTCAAGTGTATCCTTTAGCTTTCATTAATTTTTCTAGTCTACTTTGACTTTCTATGGCACAAACCGAATTGCCGAGTCAGAGGGGCCCGAGTTTAACCCAACCCAACGGCGAGAGTGTCTTGAACCCAAGCTTCACACACCGGATGAAGAGAAACCATTGAAGAAGAACAATTTATAAGTTACGTGCTGAATGAGAAAAGGTCATCATGAGATGGCCTTGTTTCTTTAAAGTCAGAAATGGTGTATCTAAAAACCACGAAACAATTAAATGGTAACAACAATCACACTAGTAAGATTTTATAAAAGCCTAACGTCTTTGTGTACTTTTTCATACTTGTTCAAACAAAATAGACAAAGTTTCTAGTGCACAATGCGTTCTTCTTATTTAATCCCGGTTTCTCTCATCATTTTACTCACCATTATTTCAACAGGCCAAGCTGTTGTGCCGTCGGACAAAAGATTCCGCTATTTCAATGCAGGGGAACTAGGTGAATACAGTGTCGAATATGGCGATTACCGTCCTTTAGATATTTCCACCTTTCCGTTCATGCTTTGTTTCCAAAACTCAACCCCTTATGCCTTTACTTTAAGTCTTCGAATGGGCAGCCGTCGCTCCGAGTCGATCATGCGTTGGGTTTGGGATGCGAATCGAGGCAAGCCGGTTCGTGAAAATGCATCCCTTGCATTCGGTGCTGATGGTAATCTAGTGTTGGCAGATGTTGATGGCTCAGTTGCATGGCAAACCGGTACGGCAAATAAGGGTGTGGTTGGCTTGGAATTACTTCAAACTGGTAATCTTGTGTTGTATAATGCTAAGGGTGCATATATATGGCAAAGTTTTGATCACCCAACTGACACACTTGTACTGGGCCAAGGACTACATCTGAATGGGCCGACAAAGCTGGTTAGTAGATTGTCATATATGGATGCTGCTGATGGCCCTTACACCCTGGTAATGGAAAAAAGGCATTTGGCCATGTATTACAAGAGCGACAATGCAGTAAATTCCCTACTATATTACAAATATGATGACTTTGGAGATGGCAAGGGCGTTTTGGCAGATATTCTCTTTGGCATCGATAGTGACGAACCTTACTACACATATGATCTGTTTCTTGCATTTAAAATGAAAAATTCCCTGACCTCCGGGACTAGCTTTTTGGCTAGACCCAAGTACAATGCTACTTATTCAATGCTTCGTCTTGATATAGACGGAAACCTAAGAATACATACGTACTACCCAAATGTTGATTGGGGTGCATGGGATGTTACATACGAGGTTCTTAACAGGGTAGATGGTGTGGACAGAACAAGCGAATGTAGATTGCCGAGTAAGTGTGGATCTTTAGGGGTGTGTGAAGAGAATCAGTGTGTGGCTTGCCCAACTGCTGCAGGTTTGCTTGGTTGGAGCAAGAGTTGCGCACCGCCAATTTTACCAGCATGTAAGGGGCGGGCTAATGTGGACTACTATAAAGTTGCAGGGGTCGAACATTTCATGAATGGATACACGGAAGGAGGGGGTATAAAATTTGTTGATTGCAGAGAAAAATGCAACAAAGATTGCAAATGCGCAGGCTTTTTCTACAGGGAAGAGTCTTCAAAATGCTTGTTGGTCCCAGAACTAGGAACCTTGATCAAGGTGTCCCGCACCTCTCATGTTGGTTATATTAAAATGTCTAAATAGACTTCATCAAGTACTGTGTGGAAATTGTGGTTGAGTAAGTGCTTGACTGGTTGAAATATCTACATCTTCATCATCATATTTAATGTAATGTACTTTGGGCTTGGCCACTGTTGTACAAACTTCTTACTTCCCTTTACGTTCTTGATTATACATCTTTTCCTTAACTAAAGACATTGTTCCTTTTTTGATCCTTTCGAATGCATTTTaggttttcttctttcttctttttttttttcgTTTTGCAATTAGCTAGCAGACCAGTTGTGTTGTGTGGATATATTACTTGGCAAATGAGTTCAGTTCCATTTATTCCCATCAACAATCTAGCCCTAGTAGGCAATAATATGATACGAGAAACATATTACCTGTCAATAACTATTGCGATACATTTTTTCAGTTACATTCTCCCCTTCTCCTGAGATGACAGCCAAAATAACATGTGCATTGAATGGCTACTAAATACTACTGTAAGAGTAAGATGATTCGTGCGGAGGGTTAAGTGATCACCCTAAAGCAAGTCACCTTAGCTTCAATTCCTCAGTTAGTTGTTCAATACTAATATGACATACCAACCGCGCGCACACATAAATGATTTGCTGTGCTGATGGATTTGTAATAATTGGACACCCAAGCCACATCTCTTCTTCAACCTATAATGAATTTCCATAAGGAAAATCGCAGGCCTTTTCCCTACGTCCCTCCCTTACAAAGTCATGAGATAATGTCCCTTGACCGGCGTCCCTAAGAAACTAGGACCTACGTCAACCGAAGGCATTGCAATGCCTTCAGTTATTAGTTTGAGTGTAGTAGGAATTAAGTGCTGGGATAATTCTAGTGTTTCAGGTGTGCACGTTTGGATGGAGATGCCGACCGGCTTGTATATTTTACAGCCCTGCCAAATTGTAATGGCAAAATTGAATTAGTAGACGGGGACAAGATACTGTCTTTATTTGCTCTATTTATCAAAGAGCAGTTGAGTATTCTCGATGGGGATAATAACGAGAAGGTCAATAATTTGTATCAAGCGCATCTTGGTGTTGTACAAACAGCGTATGCAAATGGTGCATCCAGTGATTACCTGAAACAAACGGATCTACAAGTCGTCCTTACTCCTACCGGAGTAAAATACTTGCATGAGAAGGCGGATGACTTTGATATTGGCATATATTTTGAAGCAAATGGACACGGAACAATTTTGTTCTCTAGTAATTTCCTATCATGGCTGGATGGTAGAGTTAATGAGCTTGGTTCAACAGGCAAAGGTTAATCCTAATATAATTTCCACAATCTGCAAAAGCTTTATAGTAATTGTTTATCATGAATTTATAAAATAGTGTATGTTTTCAGGTTCTGAACAACTAAAGGCTTCCTTAAGATTATTGGCAGTCAGCAAATTGATCAATCAGGCGGTTGGGGATTCTTAAAGTGGCTTGTTTCTGGTAGAGGCCATCTTACAACATATGGGATGGTCGATACACAAATGGAATAAGCTTTATAATGACTTACCCAGCAGACAACTTAAGGTGGGAATATGTGACTTGTATCATATGCTATTTTAGATGCTTCTTTCATTTGAGCATTCATTTCCTGGGACATATCCTGAAATTGAGATCCTTCAGACAGTCGTTTGGTTAGCTCCTTGTTATAAACGTTTCTGAAAATCTGTTCTCCTCTACCAACATATGAACTGATATTAAATTATGAAATGTTTAACATTTTTGTACTTGAATGTTTTAATCAATAAACGTAGCCTAAATGAATTTTCTACTCTATCAATTGTTTACTTGTTACAAAGTGATTGAGAAGTAAATACATTATCAATTACGGAAATGTTGAAACTATTCGTAGCTTAATGCTATTTGTTCCTGATGCATGTTTGGTTAGGGGTATGTAAAACCATTTAGTCGCTGATTTTTACTTACGGCTATGGGTTTATGAGCATGGGGTT contains these protein-coding regions:
- the LOC141700319 gene encoding epidermis-specific secreted glycoprotein EP1-like, giving the protein MRSSYLIPVSLIILLTIISTGQAVVPSDKRFRYFNAGELGEYSVEYGDYRPLDISTFPFMLCFQNSTPYAFTLSLRMGSRRSESIMRWVWDANRGKPVRENASLAFGADGNLVLADVDGSVAWQTGTANKGVVGLELLQTGNLVLYNAKGAYIWQSFDHPTDTLVLGQGLHLNGPTKLVSRLSYMDAADGPYTLVMEKRHLAMYYKSDNAVNSLLYYKYDDFGDGKGVLADILFGIDSDEPYYTYDLFLAFKMKNSLTSGTSFLARPKYNATYSMLRLDIDGNLRIHTYYPNVDWGAWDVTYEVLNRVDGVDRTSECRLPSKCGSLGVCEENQCVACPTAAGLLGWSKSCAPPILPACKGRANVDYYKVAGVEHFMNGYTEGGGIKFVDCREKCNKDCKCAGFFYREESSKCLLVPELGTLIKVSRTSHVGYIKMSK